In Heptranchias perlo isolate sHepPer1 chromosome 7, sHepPer1.hap1, whole genome shotgun sequence, a genomic segment contains:
- the LOC137323498 gene encoding tubulin alpha chain — translation MRECISIHVGQAGVQMGNACWELYCLEHGIQPDGQMMGDKTVGGGDDSYTTFFSQTGAGKHVPRAMFVDLEPTVIDEVRTGIYRQLFHPEQLITGKEDAANNYARGHYTIGKELIDSVLDRIRKLADQCTGLQGFLVFHSFGGGTGSGFTSLLMERLSVDFGKKSKLEFSIYPAPQVSTAVVEPYNSILTTHTTLEHSDCAFMVDNEAIYDICRRNLDIERPTYTNLNRLISQIVSSITASLRFDGALNVDLTEFQTNLVPYPRIHFPLATYAPVISAEKAYHEQLSVAEITNACFEPANQMVKCDPRHGKYMACCLLYRGDVVPKDVNVAIGAIKTKRSIQFVDWCPTGFKVGINYQPPTAVPGGDLAKVQRAVCMLSNTTAIAEAWARLDHKFDLMYAKRAFVHWYVGEGMEEGEFSEAREDMAALEKDYEEVGIDSFEGDEEGEEEY, via the exons CGTGAATGTATCTCGATCCATGTTGGCCAGGCCGGTGTCCAGATGGGCAATGCCTGTTGGGAGCTGTACTGTTTGGAGCACGGTATCCAGCCCGATGGACAGATGATGGGCGACAAGACCGTTGGAGGAGGGGATGACTCCTACACAACGTTCTTCAGCCAGACGGGAGCTGGCAAACATGTACCCAGGGCTATGTTTGTGGATCTGGAGCCCACTGTGATCG ATGAGGTCCGTACTGGTATCTATCGCCAGCTGTTCCACCCCGAGCAGCTCATCACCGggaaggaagatgctgccaacaATTATGCCCGTGGGCACTACACCATCGGCAAGGAGCTGATTGATTCAGTTCTGGACCGGATCCGTAAACTG GCTGACCAGTGCACAGGACTCCAGGGTTTCCTTGTGTTCCACAGCTTTGGTGGAGGCACTGGCTCTGGTTTCACCTCCCTGCTGATGGAACGTCTCTCTGTCGATTTTGGCAAGAAGTCTAAGCTGGAATTTTCCATCTACCCGGCTCCGCAGGTCTCCACAGCTGTAGTTGAACCCTACAACTCCATACTGACCACCCACACCACCCTCGAGCACTCGGACTGTGCCTTCATGGTAGACAATGAAGCCATCTATGATATCTGTCGCAGAAACCTGGACATTGAGCGCCCAACCTACACCAACCTTAACCGGCTCATTAGTCAGATTGTATCCTCCATCACAGCCTCCCTTCGCTTTGACGGTGCCTTGAATGTTGATCTGACAGAATTCCAGACCAATTTAGTTCCTTACCCACGTATCCACTTCCCTCTGGCTACCTACGCTCCTGTGATCTCGGCTGAGAAGGCTTACCATGAGCAACTGTCTGTGGCTGAGATCACCAATGCCTGCTTTGAGCCAGCCAACCAGATGGTCAAGTGTGACCCTCGCCATGGCAAGTACATGGCCTGCTGTCTGCTCTATCGAGGTGATGTGGTGCCAAAAGACGTCAATGTTGCCATTGGTGCCATCAAGACCAAACGTAGCATCCAGTTTGTGGACTGGTGCCCAACTGGTTTCAAGGTTGGCATCAACTACCAGCCTCCCACTGCAGTGCCCGGTGGGGACCTGGCCAAGGTGCAGCGTGCTGTGTGTATGCTGAGCAACACCACGGCCATCGCTGAAGCCTGGGCTCGCCTTGATCACAAGTTTGATCTGATGTACGCCAAGCGCGCCTTTGTCCATTGGTACGTGGGTGAGGGGATGGAGGAAGGGGAGTTCTCTGAGGCCCGTGAAGACATGGCGGCCTTGGAGAAAGATTATGAAGAGGTTGGCATTGACTCCTTCGAGGGtgatgaagagggggaggaggagtatTAA